The Ailuropoda melanoleuca isolate Jingjing chromosome 9, ASM200744v2, whole genome shotgun sequence genome includes a region encoding these proteins:
- the RHCG gene encoding ammonium transporter Rh type C, whose translation MVWNTNLRWRLPVTCLLLQVALVVLFGVFVRYDSDADPHWLDTKEQENSTSDMENEFYYRYPSFQDVHVMIFVGFGFLMTFLQRYGYSSVGFNFLLAAFGIQWALLMQGWFHSYYQGYIHVGVENLINADFCVGSVCVAFGAVLGKVSPVQLLIMTLFQVTLFSVNEYILLSLLEVKDAGGSMTIHTFGAYFGLTVTWILYRPSLHQSKERQSAVYHSDLFAMIGTLFLWMYWPSFNSAVSNHGDAQHRAAINTYCSLAACVLTSVALSSALHKKGKLDMVHIQNATLAGGVAVGTAAEMMLMPYGSLIVGFICGIVSTLGFVYLTPFLEARLRIQDTCGIHNLHGMPGIIGAIVGAVTASCANADVYGVKGLALAFGFDGFKTNWNASMQGKFQAAGLFVSLAMALVGGIIVGIILKLPFWGQPADENCFEDAVYWEMPEEPKSTVLHPEDSTLKPSEP comes from the exons ATGGTCTGGAACACCAATCTCCGCTGGCGGCTGCCGGTCACCTGCCTGCTCCTGCAGGTGGCCCTGGTGGTCCTCTTTGGCGTGTTTGTGCGCTATGACTCCGATGCTGACCCCCACTGGTTGGACACTAAGGAGCAAGAGAACTCCACCAGCGACATGGAGAACGAATTCTACTACCGCTACCCGA GCTTCCAGGACGTGCACGTGATGATCTTCGTGGGCTTCGGCTTCCTCATGACTTTCCTGCAGCGCTACGGTTACAGCTCTGTGGGCTTCAACTTCCTGCTGGCGGCCTTTGGCATCCAGTGGGCGCTGCTCATGCAAGGCTGGTTCCACTCGTACTACCAAGGCTACATTCACGTGGGCGTGGAAAA CCTCATCAATGCGGACTTCTGCGTGGGCTCTGTCTGTGTGGCCTTCGGGGCAGTTCTGGGCAAAGTCAGCCCTGTCCAGCTACTCATCATGACTCTCTTCCAAGTGACCCTCTTTTCAGTGAATGAGTACATCCTCCTCAGCCTGCTAGAG GTGAAGGATGCAGGGGGCTCTATGACCATCCACACATTTGGCGCCTACTTTGGGCTCACAGTGACCTGGATCCTTTACCGACCCAGCCTACATCAGAGCAAGGAGAGGCAGAGCGCTGTCTACCACTCGGACCTCTTTGCCATGATTG GCACCCTCTTCCTGTGGATGTACTGGCCCAGCTTCAACTCAGCTGTGTCCAACCATGGAGATGCCCAGCACCGAGCTGCCATCAACACCTACTGCTCCTTGGCAGCCTGCGTGCTCACCTCGGTGGCACTATCCAGCGCCTTGCACAAGAAGGGCAAGCTGGACATG GTACACATCCAGAACGCCACGCTCGCAGGAGGGGTGGCCGTGGGAACGGCCGCTGAAATGATGCTCATGCCTTACGGCTCCCTCATCGTTGGCTTCATCTGCGGCATTGTCTCCACCCTGGGTTTTGTGTACCTGACG CCATTCCTGGAGGCCCGGCTGCGGATCCAGGACACATGTGGCATTCACAACCTGCATGGCATGCCCGGCATCATCGGCGCCATCGTGGGTGCTGTGACGGCGTCCTGCGCCAACGCTGATGTGTATGGAGTAAAAGG GCTTGCCCTTGCCTTTGGCTTTGATGGTTTCAAGACTAACTGGAATGCAAGCATGCAGGGCAAGTTTCAGGCTGCTGGTCTTTTTGTGTCCCTGGCCATGGCCCTGGTGGGCGGCATCATCGTGG GGATTATTTTGAAATTGCCATTCTGGGGACAACCCGCTGACGAGAACTGCTTTGAAGATGCAGTCTACTGGGAG ATGCCTGAGGAGCCAAAGAGCACGGTCTTGCATCCTGAGGACTCTACCCTCAAGCCCTCAGAACCTTAA